One stretch of Bosea vaviloviae DNA includes these proteins:
- a CDS encoding carboxymuconolactone decarboxylase family protein, with translation MTQRLNAFQVAPAALNAVIAIEGYIGECGLEHSLLELVKMRASQINTCAYCLHMHAADARKAGESEVRLYLLSAWQESELYTPRERAALAWTETLTRLSDGAPSDAAFADLREHFSEVECVNLSVAIGAINMWNRINCGFRTRHPQDRNRAAAA, from the coding sequence ATGACCCAACGCCTCAATGCCTTCCAGGTCGCCCCCGCCGCCCTCAACGCCGTAATCGCCATCGAGGGATACATCGGCGAATGCGGGCTCGAACATAGCCTGCTCGAACTGGTGAAGATGCGCGCCTCGCAGATCAATACCTGCGCCTATTGCCTGCACATGCACGCGGCCGATGCGCGCAAGGCCGGCGAGAGCGAGGTGCGGCTCTATCTGCTGAGCGCATGGCAGGAATCCGAGCTCTACACCCCGCGCGAGCGCGCTGCACTGGCGTGGACCGAGACCCTGACCCGACTTTCCGACGGCGCCCCAAGCGATGCGGCCTTCGCTGACCTGCGCGAACATTTCAGCGAGGTCGAATGCGTCAACCTGTCGGTGGCCATCGGCGCCATCAACATGTGGAACCGGATCAACTGCGGC
- a CDS encoding HIT family protein codes for MSAYDPSNVFAKILRGELPSHTVYEDADTIAIMDIMPRADGHVLVVPKTACRNVFDAPPEALKSVALSVQTLARAVKSAFNADGVTIQQFNEAAGGQVVFHLHVHVMPRFDGVALRPHTGAMEKPDVLAAHAEKIRAALKNL; via the coding sequence ATGAGCGCCTACGATCCCTCCAATGTCTTCGCCAAGATCCTGCGCGGCGAATTGCCTTCCCACACGGTCTATGAGGACGCCGACACCATCGCCATCATGGACATCATGCCGCGTGCCGACGGACATGTCCTGGTCGTCCCCAAGACCGCCTGCCGCAATGTCTTCGATGCGCCGCCCGAAGCGCTGAAATCCGTTGCCCTCAGCGTCCAGACGCTGGCGCGGGCGGTAAAATCGGCCTTCAATGCCGACGGCGTCACGATCCAGCAGTTCAACGAGGCCGCTGGCGGGCAGGTCGTGTTCCACCTGCATGTTCATGTCATGCCGCGCTTCGATGGCGTCGCGCTCAGGCCCCATACCGGCGCCATGGAAAAGCCCGATGTGCTGGCCGCCCATGCCGAAAAAATCCGGGCCGCGCTAAAAAATCTCTGA